The Fusarium graminearum PH-1 chromosome 2, whole genome shotgun sequence genome includes a region encoding these proteins:
- a CDS encoding peroxidase/catalase 2, which produces MPRFLLPKSSSRILLLSIARRTWTLNKTLHTPRFLSTTPHNMSESKCPVAHKIPNVAGHGVTHQKWWPESLKTNILRQHSNVTNPYGENFSYAEAFKSLDYNALKEDLRKLMTDSQDWWPADFGHYGGLMVRLSWHSVGTYRVFDGRGGGRQGQQRFAPLNSWPDNVSLDKARRLLWPVKQKYGNKISWADLIVLAGNVALEDMGFKTLGFAGGREDTWEADEATYYGGEDTWLGNDVRYSNGNKGTTKPGATDSDQTEHKDIHNRDLEKPLAAAHHGLIYVNPEGPDGNPDPVAAAHDIRETFGRMAMNDEETVALIAGGHTVGKTHGAGSTDHVGPEPEAADLAQQGLGWSNSYKSGKGPDTTTSGIEVTWTSTPVKWSHDYLKYLFQFEWELTKSPAGAHQWVAKDAEATVPHAYDSSKKQRPSMLTTDLSLRFDPAYEKISRRFLENPQEFNDAFAKAWFKLTHRDMGPRDRYLGPEVPKEIFSWQDPVPERDYKVVDDGDISAIKNEILKSGIDVSKLVSTAWASASTFRGSDLRGGANGARLRLEPQKNWEVNNPSQLGQVLNGLEKIQKNFNDSQSNGKAISLADVIVLAGSAAVEKAAKDAGVNVTVPFTPGRTDATQDQTDVQSVAHLEPAADGFRNYGASTDRVKLEHMLIDRAQLLTLSVPEITALVGGLRALNANWDGSSHGILTKRPGVLSNDFFVNLLDISTEWKPVGNGDLFEGIDRKSGNKKWTGTRVDLVFGSHAELRATAETYAEAGGSEKLVRDFVAAWTKVMNLDRFDVKNGKAPNVSPRL; this is translated from the exons ATGCCTCGGTTTCTCCTCcccaagtcttcttctcgtatTTTGTTATTGTCAATAGCGAGGAGGACCTGGACTTTGAACAAAACACTACACACACCCAgattcttgtcaacaacaccacacaaCATGTCTGAGAGCAAGTGCCCCGTCGCGCACAAGATCCCCAACGTCGCTGGACACGGCGTCACTCACCAGAAGTGGTGGCCCGAGTCgctcaagaccaacattCTGCGCCAGCACAGCAACGTCACCAACCCTTACGGCGAGAACTTTAGCTATGCTGAGGCTTTCAAGTCGCTCGACTACAATGCCCTCAAGGAGGACCTGCGCAAGTTGATGACCGATTCGCAGGACTGGTGGCCTGCTGACTTTGGCCACTACGGTGGTCTCATGGTGCGATTGTCATGGCACAGCGTTGGAACATACCGTGTCTTTGAcggtcgtggtggtggcCGACAG GGTCAACAGCGATTCGCCCCCCTCAACTCGTGGCCCGACAACGTCTCCCTCGACAAGGCTCGCCGCCTTCTCTGGCCCGTCAAGCAAAAGTACGGAAACAAGATCTCATGGGCCGACCTCATCGTCCTCGCTGGCAACGTCGCCCTCGAGGACATGGGcttcaagacccttggctTCGCCGGTGGCCGAGAGGATACCTGGGAGGCCGACGAGGCCACCTACTACGGTGGTGAGGATACCTGGCTCGGAAACGACGTCCGTTACTCCAACGGGAACAAGGGAACCACTAAGCCTGGGGCCACCGACTCGGACCAGACCGAGCACAAGGATATCCACAACCGAGATCTCGAGAAGCCTTTGGCTGCTGCCCACCACGGTCTCATCTATGTTAACCCTG AGGGCCCTGATGGCAACCCCGACCCCGTCGCCGCCGCCCATGACATCCGCGAGACCTTCGGCCGCATGGCCATGAACGACGAAGAGACCGTTGCCCTGATCGCTGGTGGCCACACCGTCGGCAAGACCCACGGAGCTGGCTCAACCGACCACGTCGGCCCCGAGCCCGAGGCCGCCGACCTTGCCCAGCAGGGTCTCGGCTGGTCCAACAGCTACAAGAGTGGCAAGGGCCCCGACACAACCACCTCTGGTATCGAAGTCACATGGACAAGCACTCCCGTCAAGTGGAGCCACGACTACCTCAAGTACCTCTTCCAGTTCGAGTGGGAGCTCACAAAGAGCCCTGCTGGCGCCCACCAGTGGGTTGCCAAGGATGCCGAGGCTACCGTCCCCCATGCCTACGACTCCAGCAAGAAGCAGCGACCTAGCATGTTGACCACCGACTTGTCGCTTCGCTTCGACCCCGCGTACGAGAAGATCTCTCGTCGCTTCCTCGAGAACCCCCAAGAGTTCAAcgatgcctttgccaaggctTGGTTCAAGCTCACCCACCGTGACATGGGTCCCCGCGACCGCTACCTCGGCCCCGAGGTCCCCAAGGAGATCTTCAGCTGGCAGGACCCCGTCCCTGAGCGCGACTACAAGGTCGTCGATGACGGTGACATCTCCgccatcaagaacgagaTCCTCAAGTCTGGCATTGACGTCTCCAAGCTCGTCTCTACTGCTTGGGCTTCTGCTTCTACTTTCCGAGGCAGTGATCTCCGTGGTGGTGCCAACGGTGCCCGTCTCCGTCTCGAGCCCCAGAAGAACTGGGAGGTCAACAACCCCTCTCAGCTGGGCCAGGTTCTCAAcggtcttgagaagatccagaagaactTCAACGACTCTCAGTCCAACGGCAAGGCCATCTCTCTTGCTGACGTGATCGTCCTTGCTGGTTCTGCTGCCGTCGAGAAGGCCGCCAAGGATGCCGGTGTTAACGTCACCGTGCCCTTCACTCCTGGCCGTACCGATGCCACCCAGGACCAGACCGACGTCCAGTCTGTCGCTCACCTCGAGCCCGCCGCCGACGGTTTCCGAAATTACGGCGCTTCCACAGACCGTGTCAAGCTCGAGCACATGCTCATCGACCGCGCCCAGCTTCTCACTCTCAGCGTCCCCGAGATCACCGCTCTGGTCGGTGGTCTTCGTGCGCTCAACGCCAACTGGGACGGATCATCCCACGGTATCCTCACCAAGCGCCCTGGTGTTCTGTCCAACGACTTCTTCGTCAACCTCCTCGACATCAGCACCGAGTGGAAGCCCGTCGGCAACGGCGACCTGTTCGAGGGTATTGACCGCAAGAGCGGCAACAAGAAGTGGACTGGTACCCGTGTCGATCTCGTCTTTGGATCACACGCTGAGCTCCGCGCGACAGCTGAGACATATGCTGAAGCTGGCGGTAGCGAGAAGCTGGTTCGCGACTTTGTCGCTGCCTGGACCAAGGTGATGAACCTTGACCGATTTGATGTTAAGAATGGTAAAGCGCCTAATGTCTCTCCTCGACTGTAA